One window from the genome of Actinoplanes teichomyceticus ATCC 31121 encodes:
- a CDS encoding putative bifunctional diguanylate cyclase/phosphodiesterase, whose translation MSGPRPASRRSSAYSWLVTIPLALFGAVCLVVFISREHGWYHEWLGGLLVMAGAVAASVSVTQVIIGRQAYAVMVTEIPLVLGLYFLPSATTLLAMTGAALVTHLWNRLEPAKLSFNVAVKAASVAIALLVLSLFPASHDAGPWTWGKIFVAALASGIASHLAVAGVIAVVQGRHAGRQALGAGAPAVLNCAINTVIGLVFLVLLDATKWSVLLLAGLVLALVLVFRSFAGIFRQHRTLAEVYELTVALRDEAGTGGLPDVLLGRVRALTQSEYATLWLAAQGRHPEVLLTSRVDDSGGLFDISPTPTEVRDQVLETGRAVAVGSQFEETAKLRGSLRAAGLRDVVAVPLRSGQITIGTLEVVNRVGAYTTFRDADVQVLETIAAHVAGAVENSRLVDRLRYDAYHDRLTALPNRRRMVDALAESVKVRAEDEVVAILLFDVDGQRNVNESMGHAAGDKLLVEVAERIRGIADSGALVGRIGGDEFVVTLRAASIEATVDLATQMRERLRGPMTVGSLTLDVDTAVGVSVYPDHGSDPETLLQRAELAANAAKVLPYGVQPFHPALESRAVRRLGIAADLRRAIDNDQLEVYFQPKVTLADRHVLGVECLARWVHPAHGEVAPEDFVAVAEHTGQLARLTEVVLTAGLRHCRAWADADRPLSIAVNLSARTLLDARFPDLVRDLLEEHGVEPGQVTFEISEPGMLHDIERVLPSLYRLRDLGVRLSVDDFGTGASSLGYLRQWPVHEVKIDDSFVQGMATDSGDLAIVRAVVGLAREFGLTVVAEGVESELTLELLEEMGCEIGQGYLFSRPLPFERLEAWLSAQTEPESTPTGEVRRLRAVI comes from the coding sequence ATGAGCGGGCCTCGGCCAGCATCACGGCGCTCCTCGGCCTATTCCTGGCTGGTCACCATTCCGCTCGCGCTTTTCGGCGCGGTCTGCCTGGTCGTCTTCATCTCCCGGGAGCACGGCTGGTACCACGAGTGGCTGGGCGGGCTGCTGGTGATGGCGGGAGCCGTCGCCGCGTCGGTGTCGGTCACCCAGGTCATCATCGGCCGCCAGGCCTATGCCGTCATGGTGACAGAGATTCCGCTGGTCCTGGGCCTTTATTTCCTTCCGTCGGCGACCACTCTGCTGGCGATGACCGGCGCCGCGCTGGTGACGCACCTCTGGAACCGGCTGGAGCCGGCCAAGCTCAGCTTCAACGTCGCCGTCAAGGCGGCCTCGGTAGCCATCGCCCTGCTGGTGCTCTCGCTGTTCCCGGCCAGCCACGACGCCGGGCCGTGGACCTGGGGCAAGATCTTCGTCGCGGCCCTGGCCAGCGGGATCGCCTCGCACCTGGCGGTGGCCGGGGTGATCGCCGTGGTGCAGGGACGCCACGCCGGCCGGCAGGCGCTGGGCGCGGGCGCGCCCGCCGTCCTCAACTGCGCGATCAACACGGTCATCGGCCTGGTCTTCCTGGTGCTGCTGGACGCCACCAAGTGGTCCGTGCTGCTGCTGGCCGGCCTGGTGCTGGCCCTGGTGCTGGTCTTCCGGTCGTTCGCCGGCATCTTCCGCCAGCACCGCACGCTCGCCGAGGTCTACGAGCTGACCGTGGCCCTGCGCGACGAGGCCGGCACCGGCGGGCTGCCCGACGTGCTGCTGGGCCGGGTGCGCGCGCTGACCCAGTCGGAGTACGCCACCCTCTGGCTGGCCGCCCAGGGCCGGCATCCCGAGGTGCTGCTCACCTCCCGGGTCGACGACAGCGGCGGCCTGTTCGACATCTCGCCGACCCCGACCGAGGTCCGCGACCAGGTGCTCGAGACCGGGCGCGCGGTGGCGGTGGGCTCGCAGTTCGAGGAGACCGCGAAGCTGCGCGGGTCGCTGCGCGCGGCCGGGCTCCGCGATGTCGTCGCGGTCCCGTTGCGCTCCGGGCAGATCACGATCGGCACCCTGGAGGTCGTCAACCGGGTCGGCGCCTACACCACCTTCCGCGACGCCGACGTGCAGGTGCTGGAGACCATCGCCGCGCATGTCGCCGGCGCCGTGGAGAACTCCCGGCTGGTCGATCGGCTGCGCTACGACGCGTACCACGACCGCCTGACCGCCCTGCCCAACCGGCGCCGGATGGTCGACGCGCTGGCCGAGTCGGTCAAGGTCCGCGCCGAGGACGAGGTCGTCGCGATCCTGCTGTTCGACGTCGACGGCCAGCGCAACGTCAACGAGTCGATGGGGCACGCCGCCGGCGACAAGCTGCTGGTCGAGGTCGCCGAGCGGATCCGGGGCATCGCCGACTCGGGCGCCCTGGTCGGCCGGATCGGCGGCGACGAGTTCGTGGTCACCCTCCGGGCCGCCAGCATCGAGGCCACCGTCGACCTGGCCACGCAGATGCGCGAGCGGCTCCGCGGCCCGATGACCGTGGGCTCGCTGACCCTGGACGTGGACACCGCGGTCGGCGTCTCGGTCTACCCCGACCACGGCAGCGACCCGGAGACCCTGCTGCAACGGGCCGAGCTGGCCGCCAACGCGGCCAAGGTGCTCCCGTACGGCGTGCAGCCGTTCCACCCGGCCCTGGAGTCGCGCGCGGTGCGCCGGCTCGGCATCGCCGCCGATCTGCGCCGCGCCATCGACAACGACCAGCTGGAGGTCTACTTCCAGCCCAAGGTGACGCTCGCCGACCGGCACGTGCTCGGCGTCGAGTGCCTGGCCCGCTGGGTGCACCCGGCGCACGGCGAGGTCGCTCCGGAGGACTTCGTGGCGGTGGCCGAGCACACCGGCCAGCTCGCCCGGCTCACCGAGGTGGTGCTGACCGCCGGCCTGCGGCACTGCCGGGCCTGGGCGGACGCCGACCGCCCGCTGTCCATCGCGGTCAACCTCTCGGCCCGTACCCTGCTCGACGCCCGCTTCCCGGACCTGGTCCGGGACCTGCTGGAGGAGCACGGGGTGGAGCCGGGGCAGGTCACCTTCGAGATCTCCGAGCCGGGCATGCTGCACGACATCGAGCGGGTGCTGCCGAGTCTGTACCGTCTCCGCGACCTCGGCGTCCGGCTGAGCGTCGACGACTTCGGCACCGGCGCCTCCTCGCTGGGCTACCTGCGCCAGTGGCCGGTGCACGAGGTCAAGATCGACGACTCGTTCGTGCAGGGCATGGCGACCGACTCGGGCGATCTGGCGATCGTGCGGGCGGTGGTGGGGCTGGCCCGCGAGTTCGGCCTCACCGTGGTCGCCGAGGGGGTGGAGAGCGAACTGACCCTTGAGCTTCTGGAGGAGATGGGCTGCGAGATCGGTCAGGGGTACCTCTTCAGCCGGCCGTTGCCGTTCGAGCGGCTGGAGGCCTGGCTGAGCGCGCAGACCGAGCCGGAGTCCACCCCGACGGGCGAGGTGCGCCGGCTCCGCGCAGTCATCTGA